The Xanthomonas sontii genome contains a region encoding:
- a CDS encoding TonB-dependent siderophore receptor — translation MNRPLSLLASAVLAALAAPSFAQTASDAPSTPSTLDTVIVTGTRVSDRTVAESQSPIDIITPEALQATGTSELATALSRALPSLNFPRPALTDGTSGIRPAQLRGLSPDQVLVLVNGKRRHTSAMINVNGTIGRGASAVDLNAIPIAAIERVEVLRDGASAQYGSDAIAGVVNIVLKGAGEGGSLAVEHGKYSAGDGAKSQLSGDAGVGFGDGRGSLHVAGQISQQDATNRAGPYQGTAPNTGNYPGIGQTTFVYGDPKVDATAVSANGEFRFSDNLTGYATAIASNRDITSFAFYRSRNHNGQTALLAQVYPDGYVPQIEQYSKDRSLVAGLKGSTAGGFAWDVSYNYGYNKVDFHTANSINYSLGVDSPRRFYDGALEYTQNAVNADFTQPLEWGLAYPVTLSFGAEYRQEKWNQSPGEPASYTGTTGGAQGFAGFAPLNAVHSDRHNYAVYAGLEADLTDKFSAGLTGRYEDYSDFGSKTSGKLSARYAFSDKVALRGTVASGFRAPSLAQQQYQAVTSSYINGSFFESGTFPVNSAVAQALGAAPLKAETSLSYSLGLVLQPVERLYLTVDAYQIEIDDRILLSSNLNDAAVLGKLRQLGYSNVTSVRYFSNAADTRTRGVDVVGTYSIPLAASTLDLTASYGYSKTDITHAVTQPQALAAIGSTQTTLGRDEIGRLEDSYPKDKLILSGTWKLPKWDLSLAATRYGEFTVRNSATAARDQTYGADWVVDASASFKPSTNWTLTLGADNVFDQYPDKTANLINSTYGMLPYSNYSPYGFNGAYVYGRINYRW, via the coding sequence ATGAACCGTCCGTTGTCGCTGCTGGCGAGCGCCGTGCTCGCCGCCCTCGCCGCCCCCTCCTTCGCCCAGACCGCGTCCGACGCGCCGAGCACGCCCAGCACATTGGATACGGTCATCGTCACCGGCACCCGCGTCAGCGACCGCACCGTCGCCGAGTCGCAATCGCCGATCGACATCATCACCCCAGAGGCACTGCAGGCCACCGGCACCTCGGAACTGGCCACCGCGCTGTCGCGCGCCCTGCCCTCGCTGAACTTCCCGCGCCCGGCGCTGACCGACGGCACCAGCGGCATCCGCCCGGCGCAGTTGCGCGGGCTCTCGCCCGACCAGGTGCTGGTGCTGGTCAACGGAAAGCGCCGCCACACCTCGGCGATGATCAACGTCAACGGCACCATCGGCCGCGGCGCCTCGGCGGTGGATCTCAACGCGATCCCGATCGCCGCGATCGAGCGGGTGGAAGTGCTGCGCGACGGCGCCTCGGCGCAGTACGGCTCCGACGCCATCGCCGGCGTGGTCAACATCGTGCTCAAGGGCGCCGGCGAAGGCGGCAGCCTGGCCGTGGAGCACGGCAAGTACTCGGCCGGCGACGGCGCCAAGTCGCAGCTCTCCGGCGACGCCGGGGTCGGCTTCGGCGACGGCCGCGGCAGCCTGCACGTGGCCGGGCAGATCAGCCAGCAGGACGCCACCAACCGCGCCGGTCCCTACCAGGGCACCGCGCCGAACACCGGCAACTATCCCGGCATCGGCCAGACCACCTTCGTCTACGGCGACCCCAAGGTCGACGCCACCGCGGTCTCGGCCAACGGCGAGTTCCGCTTCAGCGACAACCTCACCGGCTACGCGACCGCGATCGCCAGCAACCGCGACATCACCTCGTTCGCGTTCTACCGCTCGCGCAACCACAACGGCCAGACCGCGCTGCTGGCGCAGGTCTATCCCGACGGCTACGTGCCGCAGATCGAGCAGTACTCCAAGGACCGCTCGCTGGTCGCCGGCCTGAAGGGCAGCACCGCCGGCGGCTTCGCCTGGGACGTCAGCTACAACTACGGCTACAACAAGGTCGACTTCCACACCGCCAACAGCATCAACTACAGCCTCGGCGTGGACAGCCCGCGGCGCTTCTACGACGGCGCACTGGAGTACACCCAGAACGCGGTCAACGCCGACTTCACCCAGCCGCTGGAATGGGGCCTGGCCTATCCGGTGACGCTGTCCTTCGGCGCCGAGTACCGCCAGGAGAAGTGGAACCAGTCGCCCGGCGAGCCGGCCTCGTACACCGGCACCACCGGCGGCGCGCAGGGGTTCGCCGGCTTCGCGCCGCTCAACGCGGTGCATTCGGACCGCCACAACTACGCGGTGTACGCGGGGCTGGAAGCCGACCTCACCGACAAGTTCTCCGCCGGCCTCACCGGCCGCTACGAGGACTACTCGGATTTCGGCAGCAAGACCTCCGGCAAGCTGTCGGCGCGCTACGCGTTCTCCGACAAGGTGGCGCTGCGCGGCACCGTCGCCAGCGGCTTCCGCGCGCCGTCGCTGGCGCAGCAGCAGTACCAGGCGGTGACCAGCAGCTACATCAACGGCAGCTTCTTCGAATCCGGCACCTTCCCGGTGAACAGCGCCGTGGCCCAGGCGCTGGGTGCCGCGCCGCTGAAGGCCGAGACCTCGCTGTCCTACAGCCTGGGCCTGGTGCTGCAGCCGGTCGAGCGCCTGTACCTGACCGTGGACGCGTACCAGATCGAGATCGACGACCGCATCCTGCTGTCGTCCAACCTCAACGATGCGGCGGTGCTGGGCAAACTGCGCCAGCTCGGCTACAGCAACGTCACCAGCGTGCGCTACTTCAGCAACGCCGCCGACACCCGCACCCGCGGCGTCGACGTGGTCGGCACCTACAGCATCCCGCTGGCGGCCAGCACGCTGGACCTCACCGCCAGCTACGGCTACAGCAAGACCGACATCACCCATGCGGTGACCCAGCCGCAGGCGCTGGCCGCGATCGGCTCGACCCAGACCACGCTGGGCCGCGACGAGATCGGCCGCCTGGAGGACAGCTACCCGAAGGACAAGCTGATCCTCAGCGGCACCTGGAAGCTGCCGAAGTGGGACCTGAGCCTGGCCGCCACCCGCTACGGCGAGTTCACCGTGCGCAATTCGGCCACCGCCGCCCGCGACCAGACCTACGGCGCGGACTGGGTGGTCGACGCCTCGGCCAGCTTCAAGCCGAGCACGAACTGGACGCTGACGCTGGGCGCGGACAACGTGTTCGATCAGTACCCGGACAAGACCGCCAACCTGATCAACTCCACCTACGGCATGCTCCCGTACAGCAACTACTCGCCGTACGGTTTCAACGGCGCCTACGTGTACGGGCGGATCAATTACCGCTGGTGA
- a CDS encoding TonB-dependent siderophore receptor, producing MTRTLTPLAHAVALCLATSAVSVHAQNTGNAQTLDTVIVTGTRVADRTVAESASPIDIISPETLQSTGTTELATALSRAVPSLNFPRPAITDGSDAVRPAQLRGLSPDQVLVLVNGKRYHTTALVNLNGAQGRGSSPADLNTIPIAAVERIEVLRDGASAQYGSDAIAGVINIVLKGSGTGGSLAGRYGKYSAGDGEQYQLSGDAGLTFAETGTVHFAAQAGHQDQTDRATPYQGQVQQRYGDPDVDQGAVSYNGQYSPADYITFYSYAMLSRREVLSNGYFRWSGDNRNRPEIYPDGFLPQIYNVSKDVSWVGGVKSSTAGGLAIDLSYNYGRNDLSFDVRHSLNNSLGLASPTEFYAGALQVTQNVLNADFSKSLEVGLAYPVTLAFGAEWRGEKFNESPGSPASYVNGGIPSANGTLLPGAQVFAGFKPGDSGHYDRNSYSAYLDLEGDITDKFSAGLAGRYENYSDFGDTATGKLSLRYAFSPKVALRATVSTGFRAPSLQQQYFQSVATNFINVAQPDGSIAATPFEIGTFRTDNPAAIALGAEPLKAEKSKNYGLGLVLQPVDALYITLDAYRIDIDDRIVLSENLTSTAVRNYLQGNGYAGIGGGRYFTNAIDTKTQGVDAIGTYKIALPASSLDLTAGYNYNKTDIEKIAGNPAVLEAIDPTAVRIGRAEIGRITRGSPRDKFFLSSVWSPGAWAFTATATRWGEFTDFGTTPAADQTYAAKWTLDLSAAYTLGRWRMTVGGDNVLNEYPDRSRAGAGTRTYLPYSTSSPFGFNGAFAYANVNYSW from the coding sequence ATGACGCGCACGCTCACTCCGCTCGCGCACGCCGTCGCCCTGTGTCTGGCGACGTCCGCCGTTTCGGTCCACGCGCAGAACACCGGCAACGCGCAAACGCTGGACACCGTCATCGTCACCGGTACGCGTGTGGCCGATCGCACCGTCGCCGAATCGGCCTCGCCGATCGACATCATCTCGCCGGAGACGCTGCAGTCCACCGGCACCACTGAACTGGCCACTGCGCTGTCGCGCGCGGTGCCGTCGCTGAACTTCCCGCGCCCGGCGATCACCGACGGCTCCGATGCGGTGCGCCCGGCGCAGTTGCGCGGGCTCTCGCCGGACCAGGTGCTGGTGCTGGTCAACGGCAAGCGCTACCACACCACCGCGCTGGTCAACCTCAACGGCGCGCAGGGCCGCGGCTCCTCGCCGGCCGATCTCAACACCATTCCCATCGCCGCGGTCGAACGCATCGAAGTGCTCCGCGACGGTGCCTCCGCGCAATACGGTTCCGACGCCATCGCCGGCGTCATCAACATCGTGCTCAAGGGCAGCGGCACGGGCGGCAGCCTGGCCGGGCGCTACGGCAAGTACAGCGCCGGCGACGGCGAGCAGTACCAGCTCTCCGGCGATGCCGGGCTCACCTTCGCCGAGACCGGCACAGTGCACTTCGCCGCGCAGGCCGGACACCAGGACCAGACCGACCGCGCCACGCCGTACCAGGGCCAGGTGCAGCAGCGCTACGGCGACCCCGACGTGGACCAGGGCGCGGTCTCCTACAACGGTCAGTACAGCCCGGCCGACTACATCACCTTCTATTCCTACGCGATGCTCAGCCGCCGCGAGGTGCTGTCCAACGGTTACTTCCGCTGGTCCGGCGACAACCGCAACCGCCCGGAGATCTACCCCGACGGCTTCCTGCCGCAGATCTACAACGTCAGCAAGGACGTGTCCTGGGTCGGCGGGGTCAAGTCCAGCACCGCCGGCGGCCTGGCCATCGACCTCAGCTACAACTACGGCCGCAACGATCTGAGTTTCGACGTGCGCCATAGCCTCAACAACAGCCTCGGCCTGGCCAGTCCCACCGAGTTCTATGCGGGCGCGCTGCAGGTCACCCAGAACGTGCTCAACGCCGACTTCAGCAAATCGCTGGAGGTCGGCCTGGCCTACCCGGTGACCCTGGCCTTCGGCGCCGAGTGGCGCGGCGAGAAGTTCAACGAATCGCCGGGCTCGCCGGCGTCCTATGTCAACGGCGGCATTCCCTCGGCCAATGGCACCCTGCTGCCGGGCGCGCAGGTGTTCGCCGGCTTCAAGCCCGGCGACTCCGGCCACTACGATCGCAACAGCTACTCGGCCTATCTCGACCTGGAAGGCGACATCACCGACAAGTTCTCCGCCGGCCTGGCCGGGCGCTACGAGAACTACAGCGACTTCGGCGACACCGCCACCGGCAAGCTGTCGCTGCGCTACGCCTTCAGCCCGAAGGTCGCGCTGCGCGCCACCGTCTCCACCGGCTTCCGCGCACCGTCGCTGCAGCAGCAGTATTTCCAGTCGGTCGCCACCAACTTCATCAACGTCGCCCAGCCCGACGGCAGCATCGCCGCCACGCCGTTCGAGATCGGCACCTTCCGCACCGACAACCCGGCGGCGATCGCGCTCGGCGCCGAACCGCTGAAGGCCGAGAAGTCCAAGAACTACGGCCTGGGCCTGGTGCTGCAGCCGGTGGACGCGCTGTACATCACCCTCGATGCCTACCGCATCGACATCGACGACCGCATCGTGCTCTCGGAGAATCTCACCTCCACGGCAGTACGCAACTACCTGCAGGGCAACGGCTACGCCGGCATCGGCGGCGGCCGCTACTTCACCAACGCCATCGACACCAAGACCCAGGGCGTGGATGCGATCGGCACCTACAAGATCGCGCTGCCCGCGAGCAGCCTCGATCTCACCGCCGGCTACAACTACAACAAGACCGACATCGAGAAGATCGCCGGCAATCCTGCGGTCCTGGAAGCGATCGACCCGACCGCGGTACGCATCGGCCGTGCCGAGATCGGCCGCATCACCCGCGGTTCGCCGCGCGACAAGTTCTTCCTGAGCAGCGTATGGTCGCCCGGCGCCTGGGCCTTCACCGCCACGGCCACGCGCTGGGGCGAATTCACCGACTTCGGCACCACGCCGGCCGCCGACCAGACCTATGCGGCCAAATGGACCCTGGACCTGTCGGCCGCCTACACGCTGGGCCGCTGGCGCATGACCGTCGGCGGCGACAATGTGCTCAACGAGTATCCCGACCGCTCGCGCGCCGGCGCCGGCACCCGCACCTATCTGCCGTACAGCACGTCCTCGCCGTTCGGCTTCAACGGCGCCTTCGCCTACGCCAACGTCAACTACAGCTGGTGA
- a CDS encoding MASE1 domain-containing protein has product MARLKTFASGILLSAVYCAAYLAVWHCSLDQWFLPIGLRTAALLFLPYRLWPYVFLGDAAALLSMRVPMIEEGGANPVWVYGSSFLLMPAFSLLPWAVRRSLPDFRVEQSWLPLICLCAALWAVLVNKGVNWLLGGPAAYINLENTLKFWIGFYLGIVMFVFPALLWVRRGEGDTGERRTLLHSAGVAALLMAVLFAGAMQAEGVLRQFVLVLMIAPAVWLTFKHAWRGAAIGVVMANFAVAMSLPKTNYAGAYDADTLQVQLLVAFAVTALASLGARLSVAFDQAQRFGFAERQALQVAQASYMSAERTLRNRVIEYTDIHVHINKLRRDIASTLKEHGHYAAAMEMNRTGVIQAQLLDDYVAALYPLDIETHGLYGALNSIAFANACDTEVEARLHGDSRRLSIGLQLAAYRCVLNAMEILPDAGRHTITARVWSARGKRGLVVTVEADAAMPGSGRKHHSANEMDWELASRLKAHDGTCRRRHEQKISFLISEPLQKTVIS; this is encoded by the coding sequence ATGGCTAGACTGAAGACATTCGCGAGCGGAATCCTCTTGAGCGCGGTGTACTGCGCGGCCTACCTGGCCGTGTGGCACTGCTCTCTGGATCAATGGTTCCTGCCGATCGGACTGCGCACCGCAGCACTGCTGTTTCTCCCGTATCGGCTTTGGCCCTACGTTTTTCTGGGAGACGCGGCGGCGCTGCTGAGCATGCGTGTGCCGATGATCGAGGAGGGCGGGGCAAATCCGGTCTGGGTGTACGGCAGCTCGTTCCTGTTGATGCCGGCCTTCTCGCTGCTGCCTTGGGCGGTCCGGCGCAGCCTTCCTGATTTCCGGGTCGAGCAGAGCTGGCTGCCGCTGATCTGCCTGTGCGCGGCATTGTGGGCAGTGCTCGTCAACAAGGGAGTCAACTGGCTGCTGGGTGGGCCTGCCGCCTATATCAATCTGGAAAACACGCTGAAGTTCTGGATAGGTTTCTATCTGGGTATCGTCATGTTCGTCTTTCCCGCCCTGCTGTGGGTCAGGCGAGGAGAGGGAGATACAGGCGAGCGAAGGACGCTGCTGCACAGCGCGGGCGTCGCTGCGTTACTGATGGCCGTCCTGTTCGCTGGGGCAATGCAGGCCGAGGGTGTGCTGCGCCAGTTCGTTCTGGTTCTGATGATCGCGCCGGCTGTGTGGCTGACGTTCAAGCATGCATGGCGAGGCGCTGCAATCGGTGTTGTGATGGCCAACTTTGCGGTGGCCATGTCACTGCCAAAGACCAACTATGCTGGTGCCTACGATGCGGACACATTGCAGGTGCAGTTGTTGGTGGCATTCGCGGTGACTGCGCTCGCTTCGTTAGGCGCCAGGCTCTCTGTCGCCTTCGACCAGGCGCAACGCTTCGGCTTTGCCGAAAGGCAGGCCCTGCAAGTCGCCCAGGCCAGCTACATGTCGGCCGAGCGCACGCTGCGTAACCGCGTGATCGAGTACACCGACATCCATGTGCACATCAACAAGCTGCGCCGCGACATCGCCAGTACGCTGAAGGAGCACGGTCACTACGCCGCGGCGATGGAAATGAACCGTACCGGGGTGATCCAGGCGCAATTGCTGGACGATTACGTCGCGGCGCTGTATCCGCTGGATATCGAAACCCACGGCCTGTACGGCGCGCTGAATTCCATCGCCTTCGCCAACGCCTGCGATACCGAGGTCGAGGCGCGCCTGCACGGGGATTCGCGGCGGCTGTCGATCGGGCTGCAGCTGGCGGCGTATCGCTGCGTGCTCAACGCCATGGAAATCCTGCCCGACGCGGGCCGGCATACGATCACCGCACGAGTCTGGTCGGCACGCGGCAAGCGCGGCCTGGTGGTGACCGTGGAAGCCGATGCGGCGATGCCGGGCAGCGGCCGCAAGCATCACAGCGCCAACGAGATGGACTGGGAACTGGCCAGCCGCTTGAAGGCTCATGACGGCACCTGCCGGCGCCGTCATGAGCAAAAGATCAGCTTCCTGATCTCCGAGCCGCTGCAAAAGACCGTTATTTCTTGA